The Arthrobacter sp. NicSoilC5 genome has a window encoding:
- the upp gene encoding uracil phosphoribosyltransferase, whose protein sequence is MRTLVVDHPLVAHKLTVLRDKNTPSPVFRQLTEELVTLLAYEATREVRTEPVTIETPVSTTIGTAFTKPTPLVVPILRAGLGMLEGMTKLVPTAEVGFLGMARDEETLDIITYAERLPEDLTGRQVFVLDPMLATGGTLREAIKFLFKRGASDVTCICLLAAPEGLAKLEEELGDANVHIVLASIDEKLNEKSYIVPGLGDAGDRLYGIAG, encoded by the coding sequence ATGCGTACTCTCGTTGTTGACCACCCCCTGGTCGCCCACAAGCTCACCGTCCTGCGGGACAAGAACACGCCGTCGCCGGTCTTCCGCCAGCTGACGGAAGAGCTGGTGACCCTGCTGGCCTACGAAGCCACGCGGGAGGTCCGCACGGAGCCCGTCACCATCGAAACCCCCGTCAGCACCACCATTGGCACGGCGTTCACCAAGCCCACCCCGCTGGTAGTCCCCATCCTGCGCGCAGGCCTGGGCATGCTGGAGGGCATGACCAAGCTGGTCCCCACCGCCGAGGTTGGCTTCCTGGGCATGGCCCGGGACGAGGAGACGCTGGACATCATCACCTACGCGGAGCGCCTGCCGGAGGACCTGACCGGCCGCCAGGTATTCGTCCTGGACCCCATGCTGGCCACCGGCGGCACTCTGCGCGAGGCCATCAAGTTCCTCTTCAAGCGGGGCGCGTCCGACGTCACCTGCATCTGCCTGCTGGCGGCCCCGGAGGGCCTGGCCAAGCTGGAGGAGGAACTGGGCGACGCGAACGTGCACATCGTCCTGGCCTCCATCGACGAGAAGCTCAACGAGAAGTCCTACATCGTTCCCGGCCTGGGCGATGCCGGCGACCGCCTGTACGGCATCGCAGGGTAG
- a CDS encoding glycosyltransferase family 39 protein yields MASRYPSSMTSGPTTGSTRPRLHHASGGGGATTARGTRPGSRRRDPLGRRRNLELAAVLAGTAALYLWNLGASGWANAFYSAAAQAGSQDWTAWFFGSSDAANSITVDKPPASLWVMGLSVRLFGLNPWSILVPQALMGVAAAWLLYLSVRRTAVHATGDATAAHRAGLLGAAVLALTPVATLMFRFNNPDALLVLLMTAAAYAVLRAVQEDRLRWLLLAGVFLGFGFLTKQLQVLLVVPGFAVAYAVAGPGRLGRRLLRLAAAGAAMVVSAGWWLVAVQLTPAGMRPYIGGSQDNSILELTLGYNGLGRLTGDETGSVGGGNGWGVPGLFRMFNNEFGGQIAWLLPSALILAAGLLWVGRRAPRTDPVRASVLVWGSWVLVTGLVFSFMAGIIHPYYAVALAPGIAGLTGLGAVLLWQHRQQAAAAIVLGAAVAAAALTAFSLLGTTSAYGPWLRWVVLAGGLAGAVGAGFSKFLGMRSVQRATAALAITASLAGPLAYSISTASTPHSGAIVSAGPTAGFGVGPGGAPAGVRNSRNGSGPNSTGGSGIAGQGNTNPGSAGQGFRQPNAQGGAGFAGGRGGGVGGLLGAPTPSADLVAALKSSASSYTWAAAVVGSNNAAGYQLATELPVMAVGGFNGTDPSPTLAQFQDLVARGEIHYFIGGGAMRSTTGSDAATRIAEWVAANFTSQIMGGTTVYELTGH; encoded by the coding sequence ATGGCCAGCCGCTACCCCAGCTCCATGACTTCAGGCCCAACAACCGGGTCCACGCGCCCCCGCCTGCATCACGCGTCGGGAGGGGGCGGGGCCACCACGGCCCGGGGGACCAGGCCCGGCAGCCGGCGCCGGGATCCCCTCGGCCGACGGCGGAACCTCGAACTGGCAGCGGTGCTGGCGGGCACGGCGGCGCTGTACTTGTGGAATCTCGGGGCGTCCGGCTGGGCCAACGCCTTCTACTCCGCCGCGGCCCAGGCGGGTTCGCAGGACTGGACGGCCTGGTTCTTCGGTTCCTCGGACGCTGCCAACTCCATCACGGTGGACAAGCCGCCGGCGTCCCTGTGGGTCATGGGGTTGTCGGTCCGGCTGTTTGGGCTGAACCCGTGGAGCATCCTGGTTCCTCAGGCGCTGATGGGCGTAGCGGCCGCCTGGCTGCTCTACCTGTCCGTGCGCCGGACCGCGGTGCATGCCACCGGAGATGCCACCGCTGCCCACCGGGCGGGCTTGCTGGGAGCCGCGGTGTTGGCCCTCACCCCGGTTGCCACGCTGATGTTCCGGTTCAACAACCCGGATGCCCTGCTGGTGCTGCTCATGACGGCGGCCGCGTACGCGGTCCTCCGCGCGGTCCAGGAGGACCGGTTGCGCTGGCTCCTGCTGGCCGGGGTGTTTCTGGGCTTTGGATTCCTGACCAAGCAACTGCAGGTCCTGCTGGTGGTTCCCGGTTTTGCCGTGGCCTACGCGGTTGCGGGGCCGGGCAGGCTGGGCCGGCGCCTGCTGCGGTTGGCCGCGGCCGGGGCGGCGATGGTGGTTTCCGCGGGCTGGTGGCTCGTGGCCGTGCAGCTGACGCCGGCCGGCATGCGGCCCTACATCGGCGGTTCGCAGGACAACTCCATCCTGGAGCTGACCCTCGGCTACAACGGACTGGGCAGGCTGACGGGCGACGAAACGGGCAGCGTGGGCGGCGGCAACGGCTGGGGCGTTCCCGGCCTGTTCCGGATGTTCAACAACGAGTTCGGTGGCCAGATCGCCTGGCTGCTGCCTTCCGCCCTGATCCTTGCGGCCGGCCTGCTGTGGGTCGGCCGGCGGGCACCGCGGACGGATCCGGTGCGCGCGTCCGTGCTGGTCTGGGGCTCCTGGGTGCTGGTGACCGGCCTGGTGTTCAGCTTCATGGCGGGCATCATCCACCCCTACTACGCCGTGGCGCTGGCGCCGGGCATCGCCGGGCTGACCGGCCTGGGCGCAGTCCTGCTGTGGCAGCACAGGCAGCAGGCGGCCGCCGCAATCGTGCTCGGGGCCGCAGTGGCCGCGGCAGCCCTGACGGCGTTCTCCCTGCTGGGCACCACCTCGGCCTACGGTCCGTGGCTGCGCTGGGTGGTCCTTGCAGGCGGGCTGGCCGGGGCAGTAGGAGCCGGTTTCAGCAAGTTCCTGGGTATGCGTTCGGTGCAGCGGGCGACGGCGGCCCTGGCCATCACGGCGTCGCTCGCCGGACCGCTGGCCTACTCCATCTCCACGGCCTCCACACCGCACAGCGGGGCAATCGTCAGTGCCGGCCCCACGGCCGGCTTCGGCGTTGGGCCAGGTGGTGCTCCCGCCGGCGTCCGGAACAGCCGGAACGGGTCCGGCCCGAACAGCACCGGCGGTTCAGGTATTGCGGGGCAAGGCAACACAAACCCGGGCAGTGCGGGGCAGGGCTTCCGGCAGCCGAACGCCCAGGGCGGCGCGGGCTTCGCGGGTGGCCGCGGGGGTGGCGTGGGTGGCCTCCTGGGTGCGCCCACGCCGTCGGCTGACCTGGTCGCCGCGCTCAAGAGCAGCGCCTCAAGCTACACGTGGGCCGCGGCCGTGGTGGGCTCCAACAACGCCGCAGGTTACCAACTGGCAACGGAGCTGCCGGTCATGGCGGTGGGCGGCTTCAACGGCACCGACCCCTCCCCCACGTTGGCGCAGTTCCAGGACCTGGTAGCCCGGGGAGAGATCCATTACTTTATCGGTGGCGGAGCCATGCGCTCCACCACCGGTTCGGACGCTGCCACCCGGATCGCGGAGTGGGTGGCAGCCAATTTCACGTCGCAGATCATGGGCGGCACTACGGTCTACGAACTGACCGGCCACTAG
- a CDS encoding glycosyltransferase family 4 protein: MRHIRLLVPGNIRHSSGGNVYNARLVAGLRELGAAVDVISVEGDWPHAGATERRRLGTFLEASEPGGGPGRAVAIVDGLVAVGAPAELEAAARAGQETWVLVHMPVPESSGESALADEARALRAAAGVICTSTWAASVLTERGLPRAHVALPGVDPAAQAGGSTPPHLAVVAALLPNKDQMLAVEALALVQDLPWTASLVGSDRADPDYAREVRAAITENSLQERVRFTGELAGEALEAEWARTDLSLLVSRQEAFGMAVTESLARGIPVLVREGTGAEEALGLAGLTAADGGPRLPGAALPLPEGGQESPRLLAGVLRHWLQDPDMRESWRAAALEARTRLPDWGTTARGVLALLAEPD; this comes from the coding sequence GTGCGCCACATCCGGCTGCTGGTCCCCGGCAACATCCGCCACAGCTCAGGCGGCAACGTCTACAACGCCCGCCTGGTTGCAGGGTTGCGGGAACTTGGCGCGGCGGTGGACGTGATCAGTGTTGAAGGGGACTGGCCGCACGCCGGCGCCACCGAACGACGCCGGCTGGGCACCTTCCTCGAAGCAAGCGAACCTGGGGGAGGTCCCGGCCGGGCAGTGGCAATCGTCGACGGGCTGGTGGCCGTTGGTGCCCCGGCTGAGCTGGAAGCCGCGGCCCGTGCGGGACAGGAAACATGGGTGCTGGTGCATATGCCGGTGCCGGAAAGTTCAGGCGAATCAGCCCTTGCAGACGAGGCCAGGGCTCTCCGCGCAGCAGCCGGTGTGATCTGCACCAGCACCTGGGCCGCATCTGTCCTGACCGAAAGAGGGCTTCCGCGGGCACACGTCGCCCTGCCCGGAGTCGACCCCGCAGCCCAGGCCGGCGGTTCCACGCCTCCGCACCTGGCAGTCGTCGCCGCCTTGCTGCCCAACAAGGACCAGATGCTGGCGGTGGAAGCACTCGCCCTGGTCCAGGACCTCCCTTGGACCGCGTCCCTGGTGGGCTCGGACCGGGCGGACCCCGACTATGCGCGGGAAGTCCGGGCTGCCATAACGGAGAATTCGCTGCAGGAACGGGTGCGGTTCACCGGTGAGCTCGCCGGCGAAGCACTGGAAGCTGAATGGGCGCGGACGGATCTCAGCCTCCTGGTGTCCCGGCAGGAGGCGTTCGGCATGGCCGTCACCGAGTCCCTGGCCCGCGGCATCCCGGTCCTGGTCCGTGAAGGGACAGGGGCGGAGGAGGCGCTGGGGCTGGCAGGATTAACAGCGGCCGACGGCGGACCCCGGCTTCCCGGGGCAGCGCTGCCACTTCCGGAAGGTGGTCAGGAGAGCCCGCGCCTGCTGGCCGGCGTCCTGCGCCACTGGCTGCAGGACCCGGACATGAGGGAAAGCTGGCGCGCAGCAGCGCTGGAGGCGCGGACACGCCTTCCGGACTGGGGTACTACGGCAAGGGGAGTGCTGGCCCTGCTGGCGGAACCGGACTAG
- a CDS encoding 6-carboxytetrahydropterin synthase: MFSLTVRRHFMIAHSLPREAFGPAQGLHGATFVAEVTFRRRALNDDAIVLDIGAAGTIIEEVLAGLNYRNLDEHPDFDGKLTTTEALAQYIAQEVAARIKDSDDGRELAGLDVTLRENPDAWAAYSLDLTA; the protein is encoded by the coding sequence ATGTTCAGCCTGACAGTCCGCCGCCACTTCATGATTGCCCACAGTCTTCCGCGTGAAGCGTTCGGCCCGGCCCAGGGGCTCCACGGGGCAACCTTCGTCGCCGAGGTGACCTTCCGTCGCCGTGCCCTGAACGATGACGCGATCGTCCTGGACATCGGCGCCGCCGGAACCATCATCGAGGAAGTGCTGGCCGGCCTGAACTACCGCAACCTCGACGAGCACCCGGATTTTGACGGCAAGCTCACCACCACGGAAGCGCTGGCCCAGTACATCGCCCAGGAAGTCGCCGCCAGGATCAAGGACAGCGACGACGGCCGCGAACTCGCGGGCCTCGACGTCACGCTGCGCGAGAATCCGGACGCGTGGGCCGCTTATTCCCTGGACCTCACCGCCTGA
- a CDS encoding phosphatase PAP2 family protein — translation MDTLRDRLGLWFKPYAALVLTILVGGVIIVSLALLGAEVYDNVVDSAGLANLDKPALALAESLRSPGLDAFVTGFTNIGGGIGMPILASILTAWLTFLSRNWRPLVLIGGAAGVSIMATTFGKKLVGRTRPDHADAVPPYEDSPSFPSGHTLNTTVVISLVVYLVCLQFNTMLVRVTAITAGALFIIAMGLSRVFLGHHWLTDVMAGWLLGLTWVGVVILAHRLFHLVRRREHAGAAPSFDRPIVRDVVAEEVHHHGGDGKEHAHGSHNKDTAG, via the coding sequence ATGGACACTCTTCGGGATCGGCTAGGTCTCTGGTTCAAACCTTACGCGGCGCTCGTCCTCACCATCCTTGTGGGCGGCGTCATCATCGTGTCCCTGGCACTGCTGGGTGCCGAGGTGTACGACAACGTGGTGGATTCTGCCGGCCTGGCCAACCTGGACAAGCCTGCCCTGGCCCTGGCCGAGAGCCTGCGCAGCCCCGGACTTGATGCGTTCGTTACTGGCTTCACCAACATCGGCGGCGGCATCGGCATGCCCATCCTTGCCAGTATCCTGACCGCCTGGCTGACGTTCCTCAGCCGGAACTGGCGCCCGCTCGTCCTGATCGGCGGTGCGGCGGGGGTCTCCATCATGGCCACCACCTTTGGCAAGAAACTGGTGGGCCGCACCCGCCCGGACCATGCGGACGCGGTGCCCCCCTACGAGGATTCACCCTCCTTCCCCAGCGGCCACACCCTGAATACCACCGTGGTGATCAGCCTGGTGGTCTACCTCGTCTGCCTCCAGTTCAACACCATGCTGGTGCGCGTCACCGCCATCACGGCCGGCGCGCTTTTCATCATCGCCATGGGGCTCAGCCGCGTCTTCCTAGGCCACCACTGGCTGACGGACGTCATGGCAGGGTGGCTGCTGGGCCTCACCTGGGTGGGCGTCGTGATACTGGCCCACAGGCTGTTCCACCTGGTCCGCAGGCGGGAGCACGCCGGTGCGGCTCCGTCGTTCGACCGTCCGATCGTCCGTGACGTGGTGGCAGAGGAAGTGCACCACCACGGCGGGGACGGCAAGGAGCATGCCCACGGCAGCCACAACAAGGACACCGCCGGATGA
- a CDS encoding glyoxalase superfamily protein: MDWKLELVFVPVSDVDRAKDFYVNRVGFNADYDERPSDDIRFVQLTPPGSACSICLGEGLVDATPGTGSNLQLVVDDIQAAHDHLKNNGVDVSDIEVLPWGHFVYFADPDGNKWSVQYIPWRNAGPDATESTAITGSATPTTATLTSAP, from the coding sequence ATGGACTGGAAACTCGAACTTGTCTTTGTCCCCGTGTCCGACGTCGACCGCGCCAAGGATTTCTACGTCAACAGGGTGGGCTTCAACGCCGACTATGACGAGCGGCCTTCGGACGACATCCGCTTTGTGCAGCTGACGCCGCCCGGATCCGCCTGCTCCATCTGTTTGGGGGAGGGGCTGGTGGACGCAACTCCGGGCACGGGGTCAAACCTGCAGCTGGTGGTGGACGACATCCAGGCCGCACACGACCACCTGAAGAACAACGGTGTGGACGTCAGTGATATCGAAGTGCTGCCGTGGGGCCACTTCGTGTACTTCGCCGATCCGGACGGCAACAAGTGGTCCGTCCAGTACATCCCGTGGCGGAACGCCGGGCCGGACGCAACCGAAAGCACCGCAATCACAGGCTCCGCAACCCCAACCACCGCGACCCTAACGTCCGCACCATAG
- a CDS encoding glycosyltransferase → MTLTDHTSGTLQDAAVAPPGLPSPGRAVRRAPVDTRTAVPVLDVTIPVFNEERDLEECLRRLHGHLRDTFPHSFRITVADNASTDGTLTIAERLAREFPEVAVVHLDEKGRGNALRKVWLASPSPVLAYMDVDLSTDLAALPPLLAPLISGHSDLAIGTRLTRNSRVVRGPKREFISRSYNLMLHSLMAARFSDAQCGFKAIRADVAQQILPYTVDNSWFFDTELLVLAERCGLRVHEVPVDWVDDPDSSVDVVRTALADVRGMARLTRDLVYGRIPVPELRAALARGPLPASSRAGEQTRGSSLFGQLVRFAAIGAASTLAYLLIFLFCRGFMDPQLANFLALLVTAVANTGANRRFTFGIQGGNPVRHHFEGLIVFGIGLVLTSGALALVHRTTTPDRWMEVLTVVAANLAATAVRFLLFRLWVFRGAGTNKTTHATTSTETGAP, encoded by the coding sequence ATGACGCTCACCGACCACACTTCAGGAACCCTGCAGGACGCCGCGGTGGCGCCGCCGGGCCTTCCCTCCCCGGGACGTGCCGTACGGCGCGCCCCCGTGGACACCCGCACCGCAGTCCCCGTCCTTGATGTCACCATCCCCGTCTTCAACGAGGAGCGCGACCTTGAGGAATGCCTCCGCAGGCTCCACGGACACCTGCGCGACACCTTTCCGCACAGCTTCCGGATCACCGTGGCGGACAACGCCAGCACGGACGGGACCCTGACGATCGCCGAACGGCTGGCCCGCGAGTTCCCGGAGGTCGCCGTGGTCCACCTCGATGAGAAGGGCCGGGGGAACGCGCTGCGCAAGGTATGGCTCGCGTCCCCGTCGCCGGTCCTGGCCTACATGGATGTGGACCTTTCCACCGACCTGGCAGCCCTGCCCCCGTTGCTGGCCCCCCTGATTTCCGGCCATTCCGACCTTGCAATCGGCACCCGGCTGACCCGCAACTCCCGGGTTGTCCGCGGACCCAAGCGGGAGTTCATCTCGCGCAGCTACAACCTGATGCTCCACTCGCTGATGGCAGCCCGGTTCAGTGACGCCCAGTGCGGGTTCAAGGCCATCCGGGCCGACGTCGCGCAGCAGATCCTCCCCTACACCGTTGACAATTCCTGGTTCTTCGACACCGAGCTGCTGGTCCTGGCTGAGCGCTGCGGCCTGCGCGTCCACGAAGTTCCCGTGGACTGGGTCGACGATCCCGACTCCAGCGTGGACGTGGTCCGCACGGCGCTGGCCGACGTCCGCGGAATGGCCCGGCTCACCAGGGACCTGGTCTACGGCCGCATCCCGGTTCCGGAACTGCGCGCCGCCCTTGCCAGGGGTCCGCTCCCGGCGTCGTCCCGGGCTGGCGAACAGACCCGCGGCAGCAGCCTCTTCGGCCAACTGGTCCGGTTCGCCGCCATCGGCGCGGCCTCAACGCTGGCCTACCTGCTGATCTTCCTGTTCTGCCGGGGTTTCATGGATCCGCAGCTGGCCAACTTCCTGGCCCTGCTGGTCACGGCCGTGGCCAATACCGGGGCCAATCGGCGCTTCACGTTCGGGATCCAGGGCGGAAACCCGGTCCGGCACCATTTTGAGGGTTTGATTGTGTTCGGCATCGGCCTGGTGCTCACCTCCGGGGCGCTCGCCCTGGTCCACCGGACCACGACGCCCGACCGGTGGATGGAAGTCCTCACCGTGGTCGCGGCGAACCTGGCGGCCACGGCAGTGCGGTTCCTGCTGTTCCGGCTCTGGGTCTTCCGGGGAGCCGGCACCAACAAGACAACCCACGCCACCACCTCCACAGAAACGGGTGCACCATGA
- a CDS encoding nucleoside deaminase, producing the protein MPLPEKKHDAWMGLALAEARRALATEDVPIGAVVIGPDGGVLGSGRNQREELGDPTAHAEVVAIREAAARLQERARLDGGRGDGWRLSDCTLVVTLEPCAMCAGAIVLARIPRVVFGAWDEKAGAAGSVFDILRERRLNHWVEVYPGVREDECAVLLRGFFAGHRGAASSPVPPAGPALPLP; encoded by the coding sequence ATGCCGTTGCCCGAAAAGAAACATGATGCCTGGATGGGCCTTGCCTTGGCGGAAGCCCGCAGGGCACTCGCCACGGAGGATGTTCCCATCGGCGCCGTGGTGATAGGGCCCGACGGCGGGGTGCTGGGTTCCGGCCGGAACCAGCGGGAGGAACTGGGCGACCCTACGGCCCATGCCGAGGTGGTAGCCATCCGTGAAGCGGCGGCACGGCTGCAGGAACGGGCACGGCTCGACGGCGGCCGCGGCGACGGGTGGCGGTTGTCCGACTGCACGCTGGTGGTCACGCTGGAACCCTGCGCGATGTGTGCCGGAGCGATTGTCCTGGCCCGGATCCCGCGGGTGGTGTTCGGGGCGTGGGACGAGAAGGCCGGCGCCGCAGGGTCGGTGTTCGACATCCTCCGCGAACGCCGGCTCAACCACTGGGTTGAGGTGTATCCGGGAGTCCGCGAGGATGAGTGCGCCGTGTTGCTGCGCGGGTTTTTCGCCGGGCACCGCGGAGCAGCCTCTAGTCCGGTTCCGCCAGCAGGGCCAGCACTCCCCTTGCCGTAG
- a CDS encoding glycosyltransferase family 39 protein, with amino-acid sequence MTSTISPAGAGSTAAPLPANAGGPATATGAPQPTPRWTRYAFGSQPRWVRPSAAALLVATAVLYLWNLAATGYGNSFYAAAIQAGTKDWTAFLFGSLDAGNAITVDKPPAALWIPALAGRMFGFSSLSMLVPEALMGVAAVGVLYLAVKRVSGPAAGLLAGGALALTPVAALMFKFNNPDAMLTLCLVLAAYFTIRAIERAGWKWLVAAGAVIGLAFLTKMLQGFLVVPALGLAYLWAAPTPIGRRLAHLMGALGGIIVVAGSYIALFQLTPASARPYMAGSTTNSFLELTFGYNGLARITGSGEGMPGGGAAGGPGGGFGGGNSGFGGAAGLLRMFGTSFGGEVSWLLPAALVLLVAGLWFTRREVRTSMGRASLILWGGWLLVTAGVFSFMSGIVHPYYSVALAPGIAALVGTGAVELWRGRASWPARIVLAATVLGTSIWSAVLLGRDAYWLPWLRIVVIVLGVLAAAGLLLRVDGLGTAGRFRRAGAAAVVVVSLLAGGLGAGAWTVATAASAHSGSIPTSGPAGSATGGFGNRAAGFRGDRTGGTDAATGTDRFDPANGFDPANGMGGAADGAGGPGGAGGPGEGTADAAVTALLSSTTTKWSAIVSGASQAASLELATNTNVIALGGWNGGDPYPTLAQFQDMVSKGEIGYYIQGGGMGGGMGGRGGNSEVAAWVQANFQAQTVGNSTVYDLAK; translated from the coding sequence ATGACCTCCACCATCTCACCGGCAGGCGCCGGCTCAACTGCCGCACCGCTGCCCGCAAACGCCGGTGGGCCGGCCACTGCCACAGGAGCTCCACAACCCACCCCGCGCTGGACGCGCTACGCGTTCGGCAGCCAACCGCGCTGGGTGCGCCCCTCGGCCGCCGCGCTCCTGGTGGCCACGGCGGTCCTGTACCTGTGGAACCTTGCAGCGACCGGCTACGGGAACTCGTTCTACGCCGCCGCCATCCAGGCGGGCACCAAGGACTGGACCGCGTTCCTCTTCGGATCGCTCGACGCCGGAAACGCCATCACGGTGGACAAGCCCCCGGCGGCACTGTGGATTCCAGCCCTGGCGGGCCGCATGTTCGGATTCTCGTCCCTCAGCATGCTGGTGCCCGAGGCACTCATGGGCGTGGCCGCCGTCGGCGTCCTCTACCTGGCGGTCAAGAGGGTCTCAGGACCGGCCGCAGGCCTGCTGGCCGGCGGAGCGCTGGCGCTGACGCCAGTGGCTGCGCTCATGTTCAAGTTCAACAACCCCGACGCCATGCTCACCCTGTGCCTGGTGCTGGCGGCGTACTTCACCATCCGGGCCATCGAACGGGCTGGCTGGAAGTGGCTTGTTGCGGCCGGAGCCGTGATCGGGCTGGCTTTCCTCACCAAGATGCTGCAGGGCTTCCTGGTCGTTCCGGCGCTGGGACTGGCCTACCTGTGGGCCGCCCCTACCCCGATCGGCCGCCGGTTGGCACACCTCATGGGCGCACTGGGAGGCATCATCGTGGTGGCCGGCAGCTACATCGCCCTCTTCCAGCTGACCCCGGCTTCAGCCCGCCCGTACATGGCCGGGTCCACCACCAACAGCTTCCTGGAGCTGACCTTCGGCTACAACGGCCTGGCCCGCATCACCGGCTCGGGTGAAGGCATGCCCGGCGGCGGAGCGGCCGGCGGGCCCGGCGGCGGTTTCGGCGGCGGCAACAGTGGATTCGGCGGCGCTGCTGGCCTGCTGCGGATGTTCGGGACGAGCTTTGGCGGCGAAGTGTCCTGGCTGCTGCCCGCCGCCCTCGTCCTGCTGGTTGCCGGCCTCTGGTTCACCCGGAGGGAAGTCCGCACCTCGATGGGCCGCGCGTCGCTGATCCTGTGGGGCGGCTGGCTCCTGGTCACCGCGGGTGTGTTCAGCTTCATGAGCGGCATTGTCCACCCCTACTACTCTGTGGCGCTGGCACCGGGGATCGCGGCACTGGTGGGAACCGGTGCCGTGGAACTCTGGCGCGGCCGGGCGTCCTGGCCGGCCAGGATTGTCCTGGCCGCAACGGTCCTGGGCACCTCCATCTGGTCGGCTGTCCTCCTGGGCCGCGACGCGTACTGGCTCCCCTGGCTGCGCATCGTCGTCATCGTCCTTGGCGTCCTTGCCGCCGCCGGCCTGCTGCTCCGCGTTGACGGCCTCGGCACCGCCGGACGGTTCCGGCGCGCGGGCGCTGCCGCCGTCGTCGTCGTATCCCTCCTGGCCGGAGGACTCGGGGCGGGTGCCTGGACCGTGGCCACCGCAGCGTCCGCGCATTCGGGTTCCATTCCGACGTCGGGGCCTGCAGGTTCGGCGACAGGCGGCTTTGGGAACCGGGCAGCTGGTTTCCGCGGCGACCGCACCGGCGGCACGGACGCCGCCACCGGAACCGACAGGTTTGACCCCGCAAACGGGTTTGACCCCGCAAATGGAATGGGCGGCGCAGCCGACGGCGCCGGTGGTCCCGGCGGGGCCGGCGGCCCCGGTGAGGGAACGGCCGATGCCGCGGTGACCGCGCTGCTCTCCTCCACCACCACGAAGTGGTCCGCGATCGTCTCCGGCGCCAGCCAGGCAGCAAGCCTGGAACTTGCCACGAACACCAACGTCATCGCGCTCGGCGGCTGGAACGGCGGGGATCCGTACCCCACGCTCGCCCAGTTCCAGGACATGGTGTCCAAGGGTGAGATCGGATATTACATCCAGGGCGGCGGCATGGGTGGCGGGATGGGCGGCCGGGGCGGCAACTCGGAGGTGGCGGCCTGGGTGCAGGCCAACTTCCAGGCCCAGACCGTGGGCAATTCCACCGTCTACGACCTGGCCAAGTAG